One window of the Manihot esculenta cultivar AM560-2 chromosome 14, M.esculenta_v8, whole genome shotgun sequence genome contains the following:
- the LOC110600168 gene encoding pentatricopeptide repeat-containing protein At4g18975, chloroplastic isoform X3, protein MTANTYKFSWFSSHLPWYPVVHCATLWRTDQVTYHRCFSLEPPLQNFFLTQGNRVTSLATKVSIFPYAKCSHNQGGKSKPNIRADESRKNVKKDGKGRHHLWKKRDPARSGISELPNEKEAVYGALDKWAAWETEFPLFAAAKALRILRENSQWLRVIQVAKWMLSKGQGTTMGTYDTLLLAFDKDNRIDEAESLWNMILHTHTRSISKRLFSRMISLYDHHNMPDELIEVFADMEELGVRPDEDTIRRVTHAFKILGQEDKQKMVVKKYLSRWKYIHFKGERIRVRRDI, encoded by the exons ATGACTGCCAACACGTATAAGTTCTCCTGGTTTTCAAGTCATCTACCATGGTACCCTGTTGTTCATTGCGCTACCCTCTGGCGAACTGACCAAGTCACCTACCATCGCTGCTTCTCTCTTGAACCGCCT TTGCAGAATTTCTTTCTTACGCAAGGTAATAGGGTAACTAGCCTCGCAACAAAG GTATCAATATTTCCTTATGCCAAGTGCTCTCACAATCAAGGTGGGAAATCAAAACCTAATATCAGAGCTGATGAGAGTAG GAAAAATGTAAAGAAGGATGGAAAGGGAAGACATCACTTATGGAAAAAAAGAGATCCAGCTAGATCTGGG ATTTCTGAACTTCCTAACGAGAAAGAGGCTGTTTATGGAGCATTAGATAAATGGGCAGCTTGGGAGACAGAATTTCCATTGTTTGCAGCGGCTAAAGCTTTAAGAATTTTGAGGGAGAATAGTCAGTGGCTGCGTGTGATTCAA GTGGCAAAGTGGATGTTGAGCAAAGGTCAAGGAACCACAATGGGAACATACGACACCCTTCTACTGGCATTTGATAAGGACAATAGGATAGATGAAGCCGAGTCATTGTGGAACATGATTTTGCACACGCATACACGGTCTATTTCAAAGCGCTTGTTTTCAAGGATGATCTCTTTGTATGATCACCATAACATGCCAGATGAGTTAATAGAG GTATTTGCAGACATGGAAGAGTTAGGTGTGAGACCTGATGAGGATACTATTAGAAGAGTGACTCATGCATTCAAGATATTAGGCCAAGAAGACAAGCAAAAGATGGTTGTTAAAAAGTACTTGTCTAGATGGAAGTATATCCACTTTAAGGGTGAAAGGATTAGAGTGAGAAGAGACATTTAA
- the LOC110631209 gene encoding 17.5 kDa class I heat shock protein, producing MSLIPSSFLGGRRTNVFDPFSPDFWDPFHDFLSPSTSLSVSAPRSESANETSAFANIRIDWKETPEAHVFKADLPGIKKEEVKVEVEEGRVLQISGERSKEKEEKNDKWHRVERSSGKFLRRFRMPENAKVGEVKASMENGVLTVTVPKEEVKKPDVKAIEISG from the coding sequence ATGTCTCTCATTCCAAGCAGCTTTTTAGGTGGCCGGAGAACCAACGTCTTCGACCCTTTCTCTCCCGACTTCTGGGATCCCTTCCATGACTTCCTATCCCCAAGCACATCTCTCTCAGTCTCAGCTCCTCGCTCTGAGTCCGCTAATGAAACTTCAGCATTTGCCAACATACGCATAGACTGGAAGGAAACTCCGGAGGCTCACGTTTTCAAGGCTGATCTTCCAGGAATAAAGAAAGAGGAAGTGAAAGTGGAGGTAGAAGAAGGCAGGGTTTTGCAGATAAGTGGAGAGAGAAGCAAAGAGAAGGAAGAGAAGAACGATAAGTGGCATAGAGTTGAGAGATCAAGTGGGAAATTCTTGAGAAGATTCAGGATGCCAGAGAATGCAAAAGTTGGCGAGGTTAAGGCAAGCATGGAGAACGGAGTCCTGACAGTGACTGTTCCTAAAGAGGAGGTCAAGAAACCAGATGTCAAGGCCATTGAGATCTCTGGTTGA
- the LOC110631313 gene encoding 17.3 kDa class I heat shock protein, translating to MSLIPSSFFGGRRTNVFDPFSLDFWDPFYDFPFPSTSLSVSAPRSESANETSAFSNARIDWKETPEAHVFKADLPGIKKEEVKVEVEEGRVLQISGERSKEKEEKNEKWHRVERSSGKFLRRFRLPENSKVDEVKASVKNGVLTVTVPKEDVKKPDVKAIEISG from the coding sequence ATGTCTCTCATTCCAAGCAGCTTCTTCGGTGGCCGGAGAACCAACGTCTTCGATCCTTTCTCTCTCGACTTCTGGGATCCCTTCTATGACTTCCCATTCCCAAGCACATCTCTCTCAGTCTCGGCTCCTCGCTCCGAGTCCGCAAATGAAACTTCAGCATTTTCCAACGCACGCATAGACTGGAAGGAAACTCCGGAGGCTCACGTTTTCAAGGCTGATCTTCCAGGAATAAAGAAAGAGGAAGTGAAAGTGGAGGTAGAAGAAGGCAGGGTTTTGCAGATAAGTGGAGAGAGAAGCAAAGAGAAGGAAGAGAAGAACGAGAAGTGGCATAGAGTTGAGAGATCAAGTGGGAAATTCTTGAGAAGGTTCAGACTGCCAGAGAATTCGAAAGTTGATGAGGTTAAGGCAAGCGTAAAGAATGGAGTTTTAACAGTGACTGTGCCTAAAGAGGACGTCAAGAAACCAGACGTTAAGGCCATTGAGATCTCTGGTTGA
- the LOC110600168 gene encoding pentatricopeptide repeat-containing protein At4g18975, chloroplastic isoform X10, whose protein sequence is MFRYQYFLMPSALTIKVGNQNLISELMRHKCRKNVKKDGKGRHHLWKKRDPARSGVKAINLVRIISELPNEKEAVYGALDKWAAWETEFPLFAAAKALRILRENSQWLRVIQVAKWMLSKGQGTTMGTYDTLLLAFDKDNRIDEAESLWNMILHTHTRSISKRLFSRMISLYDHHNMPDELIEVFADMEELGVRPDEDTIRRVTHAFKILGQEDKQKMVVKKYLSRWKYIHFKGERIRVRRDI, encoded by the exons atgtTCAGGTATCAATATTTCCTTATGCCAAGTGCTCTCACAATCAAGGTGGGAAATCAAAACCTAATATCAGAGCTGATGAGA CATAAATGCAGGAAAAATGTAAAGAAGGATGGAAAGGGAAGACATCACTTATGGAAAAAAAGAGATCCAGCTAGATCTGGGGTAAAGGCAATAAATCTTGTTAGGATT ATTTCTGAACTTCCTAACGAGAAAGAGGCTGTTTATGGAGCATTAGATAAATGGGCAGCTTGGGAGACAGAATTTCCATTGTTTGCAGCGGCTAAAGCTTTAAGAATTTTGAGGGAGAATAGTCAGTGGCTGCGTGTGATTCAA GTGGCAAAGTGGATGTTGAGCAAAGGTCAAGGAACCACAATGGGAACATACGACACCCTTCTACTGGCATTTGATAAGGACAATAGGATAGATGAAGCCGAGTCATTGTGGAACATGATTTTGCACACGCATACACGGTCTATTTCAAAGCGCTTGTTTTCAAGGATGATCTCTTTGTATGATCACCATAACATGCCAGATGAGTTAATAGAG GTATTTGCAGACATGGAAGAGTTAGGTGTGAGACCTGATGAGGATACTATTAGAAGAGTGACTCATGCATTCAAGATATTAGGCCAAGAAGACAAGCAAAAGATGGTTGTTAAAAAGTACTTGTCTAGATGGAAGTATATCCACTTTAAGGGTGAAAGGATTAGAGTGAGAAGAGACATTTAA
- the LOC110600168 gene encoding pentatricopeptide repeat-containing protein At4g18975, chloroplastic isoform X7, with the protein MTANTYKFSWFSSHLPWYPVVHCATLWRTDQVTYHRCFSLEPPHKCRKNVKKDGKGRHHLWKKRDPARSGISELPNEKEAVYGALDKWAAWETEFPLFAAAKALRILRENSQWLRVIQVAKWMLSKGQGTTMGTYDTLLLAFDKDNRIDEAESLWNMILHTHTRSISKRLFSRMISLYDHHNMPDELIEVFADMEELGVRPDEDTIRRVTHAFKILGQEDKQKMVVKKYLSRWKYIHFKGERIRVRRDI; encoded by the exons ATGACTGCCAACACGTATAAGTTCTCCTGGTTTTCAAGTCATCTACCATGGTACCCTGTTGTTCATTGCGCTACCCTCTGGCGAACTGACCAAGTCACCTACCATCGCTGCTTCTCTCTTGAACCGCCT CATAAATGCAGGAAAAATGTAAAGAAGGATGGAAAGGGAAGACATCACTTATGGAAAAAAAGAGATCCAGCTAGATCTGGG ATTTCTGAACTTCCTAACGAGAAAGAGGCTGTTTATGGAGCATTAGATAAATGGGCAGCTTGGGAGACAGAATTTCCATTGTTTGCAGCGGCTAAAGCTTTAAGAATTTTGAGGGAGAATAGTCAGTGGCTGCGTGTGATTCAA GTGGCAAAGTGGATGTTGAGCAAAGGTCAAGGAACCACAATGGGAACATACGACACCCTTCTACTGGCATTTGATAAGGACAATAGGATAGATGAAGCCGAGTCATTGTGGAACATGATTTTGCACACGCATACACGGTCTATTTCAAAGCGCTTGTTTTCAAGGATGATCTCTTTGTATGATCACCATAACATGCCAGATGAGTTAATAGAG GTATTTGCAGACATGGAAGAGTTAGGTGTGAGACCTGATGAGGATACTATTAGAAGAGTGACTCATGCATTCAAGATATTAGGCCAAGAAGACAAGCAAAAGATGGTTGTTAAAAAGTACTTGTCTAGATGGAAGTATATCCACTTTAAGGGTGAAAGGATTAGAGTGAGAAGAGACATTTAA
- the LOC110600168 gene encoding pentatricopeptide repeat-containing protein At4g18975, chloroplastic isoform X4 has translation MTANTYKFSWFSSHLPWYPVVHCATLWRTDQVTYHRCFSLEPPVSIFPYAKCSHNQGGKSKPNIRADESRKNVKKDGKGRHHLWKKRDPARSGVKAINLVRIISELPNEKEAVYGALDKWAAWETEFPLFAAAKALRILRENSQWLRVIQVAKWMLSKGQGTTMGTYDTLLLAFDKDNRIDEAESLWNMILHTHTRSISKRLFSRMISLYDHHNMPDELIEVFADMEELGVRPDEDTIRRVTHAFKILGQEDKQKMVVKKYLSRWKYIHFKGERIRVRRDI, from the exons ATGACTGCCAACACGTATAAGTTCTCCTGGTTTTCAAGTCATCTACCATGGTACCCTGTTGTTCATTGCGCTACCCTCTGGCGAACTGACCAAGTCACCTACCATCGCTGCTTCTCTCTTGAACCGCCT GTATCAATATTTCCTTATGCCAAGTGCTCTCACAATCAAGGTGGGAAATCAAAACCTAATATCAGAGCTGATGAGAGTAG GAAAAATGTAAAGAAGGATGGAAAGGGAAGACATCACTTATGGAAAAAAAGAGATCCAGCTAGATCTGGGGTAAAGGCAATAAATCTTGTTAGGATT ATTTCTGAACTTCCTAACGAGAAAGAGGCTGTTTATGGAGCATTAGATAAATGGGCAGCTTGGGAGACAGAATTTCCATTGTTTGCAGCGGCTAAAGCTTTAAGAATTTTGAGGGAGAATAGTCAGTGGCTGCGTGTGATTCAA GTGGCAAAGTGGATGTTGAGCAAAGGTCAAGGAACCACAATGGGAACATACGACACCCTTCTACTGGCATTTGATAAGGACAATAGGATAGATGAAGCCGAGTCATTGTGGAACATGATTTTGCACACGCATACACGGTCTATTTCAAAGCGCTTGTTTTCAAGGATGATCTCTTTGTATGATCACCATAACATGCCAGATGAGTTAATAGAG GTATTTGCAGACATGGAAGAGTTAGGTGTGAGACCTGATGAGGATACTATTAGAAGAGTGACTCATGCATTCAAGATATTAGGCCAAGAAGACAAGCAAAAGATGGTTGTTAAAAAGTACTTGTCTAGATGGAAGTATATCCACTTTAAGGGTGAAAGGATTAGAGTGAGAAGAGACATTTAA
- the LOC110600168 gene encoding pentatricopeptide repeat-containing protein At4g18975, chloroplastic isoform X9, which yields MFRYQYFLMPSALTIKVGNQNLISELMRVGDFPFLQVTRHHLLMMKNVKKDGKGRHHLWKKRDPARSGISELPNEKEAVYGALDKWAAWETEFPLFAAAKALRILRENSQWLRVIQVAKWMLSKGQGTTMGTYDTLLLAFDKDNRIDEAESLWNMILHTHTRSISKRLFSRMISLYDHHNMPDELIEVFADMEELGVRPDEDTIRRVTHAFKILGQEDKQKMVVKKYLSRWKYIHFKGERIRVRRDI from the exons atgtTCAGGTATCAATATTTCCTTATGCCAAGTGCTCTCACAATCAAGGTGGGAAATCAAAACCTAATATCAGAGCTGATGAGAGTAGGTGATTTCCCTTTCTTACAAGTCACCCGCCATCATTTGTTAATGAT GAAAAATGTAAAGAAGGATGGAAAGGGAAGACATCACTTATGGAAAAAAAGAGATCCAGCTAGATCTGGG ATTTCTGAACTTCCTAACGAGAAAGAGGCTGTTTATGGAGCATTAGATAAATGGGCAGCTTGGGAGACAGAATTTCCATTGTTTGCAGCGGCTAAAGCTTTAAGAATTTTGAGGGAGAATAGTCAGTGGCTGCGTGTGATTCAA GTGGCAAAGTGGATGTTGAGCAAAGGTCAAGGAACCACAATGGGAACATACGACACCCTTCTACTGGCATTTGATAAGGACAATAGGATAGATGAAGCCGAGTCATTGTGGAACATGATTTTGCACACGCATACACGGTCTATTTCAAAGCGCTTGTTTTCAAGGATGATCTCTTTGTATGATCACCATAACATGCCAGATGAGTTAATAGAG GTATTTGCAGACATGGAAGAGTTAGGTGTGAGACCTGATGAGGATACTATTAGAAGAGTGACTCATGCATTCAAGATATTAGGCCAAGAAGACAAGCAAAAGATGGTTGTTAAAAAGTACTTGTCTAGATGGAAGTATATCCACTTTAAGGGTGAAAGGATTAGAGTGAGAAGAGACATTTAA
- the LOC110600168 gene encoding pentatricopeptide repeat-containing protein At4g18975, chloroplastic isoform X6, translated as MFRYQYFLMPSALTIKVGNQNLISELMRVGDFPFLQVTRHHLLMMKNVKKDGKGRHHLWKKRDPARSGVKAINLVRIISELPNEKEAVYGALDKWAAWETEFPLFAAAKALRILRENSQWLRVIQVAKWMLSKGQGTTMGTYDTLLLAFDKDNRIDEAESLWNMILHTHTRSISKRLFSRMISLYDHHNMPDELIEVFADMEELGVRPDEDTIRRVTHAFKILGQEDKQKMVVKKYLSRWKYIHFKGERIRVRRDI; from the exons atgtTCAGGTATCAATATTTCCTTATGCCAAGTGCTCTCACAATCAAGGTGGGAAATCAAAACCTAATATCAGAGCTGATGAGAGTAGGTGATTTCCCTTTCTTACAAGTCACCCGCCATCATTTGTTAATGAT GAAAAATGTAAAGAAGGATGGAAAGGGAAGACATCACTTATGGAAAAAAAGAGATCCAGCTAGATCTGGGGTAAAGGCAATAAATCTTGTTAGGATT ATTTCTGAACTTCCTAACGAGAAAGAGGCTGTTTATGGAGCATTAGATAAATGGGCAGCTTGGGAGACAGAATTTCCATTGTTTGCAGCGGCTAAAGCTTTAAGAATTTTGAGGGAGAATAGTCAGTGGCTGCGTGTGATTCAA GTGGCAAAGTGGATGTTGAGCAAAGGTCAAGGAACCACAATGGGAACATACGACACCCTTCTACTGGCATTTGATAAGGACAATAGGATAGATGAAGCCGAGTCATTGTGGAACATGATTTTGCACACGCATACACGGTCTATTTCAAAGCGCTTGTTTTCAAGGATGATCTCTTTGTATGATCACCATAACATGCCAGATGAGTTAATAGAG GTATTTGCAGACATGGAAGAGTTAGGTGTGAGACCTGATGAGGATACTATTAGAAGAGTGACTCATGCATTCAAGATATTAGGCCAAGAAGACAAGCAAAAGATGGTTGTTAAAAAGTACTTGTCTAGATGGAAGTATATCCACTTTAAGGGTGAAAGGATTAGAGTGAGAAGAGACATTTAA
- the LOC110600168 gene encoding pentatricopeptide repeat-containing protein At4g18975, chloroplastic isoform X8 yields MPSALTIKVGNQNLISELMRVGDFPFLQVTRHHLLMMKNVKKDGKGRHHLWKKRDPARSGVKAINLVRIISELPNEKEAVYGALDKWAAWETEFPLFAAAKALRILRENSQWLRVIQVAKWMLSKGQGTTMGTYDTLLLAFDKDNRIDEAESLWNMILHTHTRSISKRLFSRMISLYDHHNMPDELIEVFADMEELGVRPDEDTIRRVTHAFKILGQEDKQKMVVKKYLSRWKYIHFKGERIRVRRDI; encoded by the exons ATGCCAAGTGCTCTCACAATCAAGGTGGGAAATCAAAACCTAATATCAGAGCTGATGAGAGTAGGTGATTTCCCTTTCTTACAAGTCACCCGCCATCATTTGTTAATGAT GAAAAATGTAAAGAAGGATGGAAAGGGAAGACATCACTTATGGAAAAAAAGAGATCCAGCTAGATCTGGGGTAAAGGCAATAAATCTTGTTAGGATT ATTTCTGAACTTCCTAACGAGAAAGAGGCTGTTTATGGAGCATTAGATAAATGGGCAGCTTGGGAGACAGAATTTCCATTGTTTGCAGCGGCTAAAGCTTTAAGAATTTTGAGGGAGAATAGTCAGTGGCTGCGTGTGATTCAA GTGGCAAAGTGGATGTTGAGCAAAGGTCAAGGAACCACAATGGGAACATACGACACCCTTCTACTGGCATTTGATAAGGACAATAGGATAGATGAAGCCGAGTCATTGTGGAACATGATTTTGCACACGCATACACGGTCTATTTCAAAGCGCTTGTTTTCAAGGATGATCTCTTTGTATGATCACCATAACATGCCAGATGAGTTAATAGAG GTATTTGCAGACATGGAAGAGTTAGGTGTGAGACCTGATGAGGATACTATTAGAAGAGTGACTCATGCATTCAAGATATTAGGCCAAGAAGACAAGCAAAAGATGGTTGTTAAAAAGTACTTGTCTAGATGGAAGTATATCCACTTTAAGGGTGAAAGGATTAGAGTGAGAAGAGACATTTAA
- the LOC110600168 gene encoding pentatricopeptide repeat-containing protein At4g18975, chloroplastic isoform X2 has product MTANTYKFSWFSSHLPWYPVVHCATLWRTDQVTYHRCFSLEPPNFFLTQGNRVTSLATKVSIFPYAKCSHNQGGKSKPNIRADESRKNVKKDGKGRHHLWKKRDPARSGVKAINLVRIISELPNEKEAVYGALDKWAAWETEFPLFAAAKALRILRENSQWLRVIQVAKWMLSKGQGTTMGTYDTLLLAFDKDNRIDEAESLWNMILHTHTRSISKRLFSRMISLYDHHNMPDELIEVFADMEELGVRPDEDTIRRVTHAFKILGQEDKQKMVVKKYLSRWKYIHFKGERIRVRRDI; this is encoded by the exons ATGACTGCCAACACGTATAAGTTCTCCTGGTTTTCAAGTCATCTACCATGGTACCCTGTTGTTCATTGCGCTACCCTCTGGCGAACTGACCAAGTCACCTACCATCGCTGCTTCTCTCTTGAACCGCCT AATTTCTTTCTTACGCAAGGTAATAGGGTAACTAGCCTCGCAACAAAG GTATCAATATTTCCTTATGCCAAGTGCTCTCACAATCAAGGTGGGAAATCAAAACCTAATATCAGAGCTGATGAGAGTAG GAAAAATGTAAAGAAGGATGGAAAGGGAAGACATCACTTATGGAAAAAAAGAGATCCAGCTAGATCTGGGGTAAAGGCAATAAATCTTGTTAGGATT ATTTCTGAACTTCCTAACGAGAAAGAGGCTGTTTATGGAGCATTAGATAAATGGGCAGCTTGGGAGACAGAATTTCCATTGTTTGCAGCGGCTAAAGCTTTAAGAATTTTGAGGGAGAATAGTCAGTGGCTGCGTGTGATTCAA GTGGCAAAGTGGATGTTGAGCAAAGGTCAAGGAACCACAATGGGAACATACGACACCCTTCTACTGGCATTTGATAAGGACAATAGGATAGATGAAGCCGAGTCATTGTGGAACATGATTTTGCACACGCATACACGGTCTATTTCAAAGCGCTTGTTTTCAAGGATGATCTCTTTGTATGATCACCATAACATGCCAGATGAGTTAATAGAG GTATTTGCAGACATGGAAGAGTTAGGTGTGAGACCTGATGAGGATACTATTAGAAGAGTGACTCATGCATTCAAGATATTAGGCCAAGAAGACAAGCAAAAGATGGTTGTTAAAAAGTACTTGTCTAGATGGAAGTATATCCACTTTAAGGGTGAAAGGATTAGAGTGAGAAGAGACATTTAA
- the LOC110600168 gene encoding pentatricopeptide repeat-containing protein At4g18975, chloroplastic isoform X1 — protein sequence MTANTYKFSWFSSHLPWYPVVHCATLWRTDQVTYHRCFSLEPPLQNFFLTQGNRVTSLATKVSIFPYAKCSHNQGGKSKPNIRADESRKNVKKDGKGRHHLWKKRDPARSGVKAINLVRIISELPNEKEAVYGALDKWAAWETEFPLFAAAKALRILRENSQWLRVIQVAKWMLSKGQGTTMGTYDTLLLAFDKDNRIDEAESLWNMILHTHTRSISKRLFSRMISLYDHHNMPDELIEVFADMEELGVRPDEDTIRRVTHAFKILGQEDKQKMVVKKYLSRWKYIHFKGERIRVRRDI from the exons ATGACTGCCAACACGTATAAGTTCTCCTGGTTTTCAAGTCATCTACCATGGTACCCTGTTGTTCATTGCGCTACCCTCTGGCGAACTGACCAAGTCACCTACCATCGCTGCTTCTCTCTTGAACCGCCT TTGCAGAATTTCTTTCTTACGCAAGGTAATAGGGTAACTAGCCTCGCAACAAAG GTATCAATATTTCCTTATGCCAAGTGCTCTCACAATCAAGGTGGGAAATCAAAACCTAATATCAGAGCTGATGAGAGTAG GAAAAATGTAAAGAAGGATGGAAAGGGAAGACATCACTTATGGAAAAAAAGAGATCCAGCTAGATCTGGGGTAAAGGCAATAAATCTTGTTAGGATT ATTTCTGAACTTCCTAACGAGAAAGAGGCTGTTTATGGAGCATTAGATAAATGGGCAGCTTGGGAGACAGAATTTCCATTGTTTGCAGCGGCTAAAGCTTTAAGAATTTTGAGGGAGAATAGTCAGTGGCTGCGTGTGATTCAA GTGGCAAAGTGGATGTTGAGCAAAGGTCAAGGAACCACAATGGGAACATACGACACCCTTCTACTGGCATTTGATAAGGACAATAGGATAGATGAAGCCGAGTCATTGTGGAACATGATTTTGCACACGCATACACGGTCTATTTCAAAGCGCTTGTTTTCAAGGATGATCTCTTTGTATGATCACCATAACATGCCAGATGAGTTAATAGAG GTATTTGCAGACATGGAAGAGTTAGGTGTGAGACCTGATGAGGATACTATTAGAAGAGTGACTCATGCATTCAAGATATTAGGCCAAGAAGACAAGCAAAAGATGGTTGTTAAAAAGTACTTGTCTAGATGGAAGTATATCCACTTTAAGGGTGAAAGGATTAGAGTGAGAAGAGACATTTAA
- the LOC110600168 gene encoding pentatricopeptide repeat-containing protein At4g18975, chloroplastic isoform X5, producing the protein MTANTYKFSWFSSHLPWYPVVHCATLWRTDQVTYHRCFSLEPPHKCRKNVKKDGKGRHHLWKKRDPARSGVKAINLVRIISELPNEKEAVYGALDKWAAWETEFPLFAAAKALRILRENSQWLRVIQVAKWMLSKGQGTTMGTYDTLLLAFDKDNRIDEAESLWNMILHTHTRSISKRLFSRMISLYDHHNMPDELIEVFADMEELGVRPDEDTIRRVTHAFKILGQEDKQKMVVKKYLSRWKYIHFKGERIRVRRDI; encoded by the exons ATGACTGCCAACACGTATAAGTTCTCCTGGTTTTCAAGTCATCTACCATGGTACCCTGTTGTTCATTGCGCTACCCTCTGGCGAACTGACCAAGTCACCTACCATCGCTGCTTCTCTCTTGAACCGCCT CATAAATGCAGGAAAAATGTAAAGAAGGATGGAAAGGGAAGACATCACTTATGGAAAAAAAGAGATCCAGCTAGATCTGGGGTAAAGGCAATAAATCTTGTTAGGATT ATTTCTGAACTTCCTAACGAGAAAGAGGCTGTTTATGGAGCATTAGATAAATGGGCAGCTTGGGAGACAGAATTTCCATTGTTTGCAGCGGCTAAAGCTTTAAGAATTTTGAGGGAGAATAGTCAGTGGCTGCGTGTGATTCAA GTGGCAAAGTGGATGTTGAGCAAAGGTCAAGGAACCACAATGGGAACATACGACACCCTTCTACTGGCATTTGATAAGGACAATAGGATAGATGAAGCCGAGTCATTGTGGAACATGATTTTGCACACGCATACACGGTCTATTTCAAAGCGCTTGTTTTCAAGGATGATCTCTTTGTATGATCACCATAACATGCCAGATGAGTTAATAGAG GTATTTGCAGACATGGAAGAGTTAGGTGTGAGACCTGATGAGGATACTATTAGAAGAGTGACTCATGCATTCAAGATATTAGGCCAAGAAGACAAGCAAAAGATGGTTGTTAAAAAGTACTTGTCTAGATGGAAGTATATCCACTTTAAGGGTGAAAGGATTAGAGTGAGAAGAGACATTTAA